The Sorangiineae bacterium MSr11367 genome window below encodes:
- a CDS encoding polysaccharide deacetylase family protein, with translation MARTRLSKLLDETGALSLVLRLRGHTASPWLTVLTYHRVADPASAELVDGNVVDARPDAFEEQIVFLKRYCHIIGMDDLLAFRHGASLPHNPVLLTFDDGYRDNYDTVLPLLVRHGVPGVFFIATRFIEERRLFWWDRVSYLVKHSPHESITITYPRPLTFALGTKREERIAAARRVMAVIKSHYDLNLARYLDEFERAAGVTLGRECERRMVDDMMMNWEQVRGLRRAGMSVQSHTREHRVLYTLSEAGLRSELEGSKHDLEEVLGERVDAVAYPVGKALHRAPHARNAIRAAGYELGFTNGTGTNPVWRFDPMDVRRLSLEVDVPPSYFRGMVALPYFAYEPHTMARNEW, from the coding sequence ATGGCGCGTACGAGGCTATCGAAGCTACTCGATGAGACGGGGGCTCTCTCGTTGGTCTTGCGCCTCCGCGGACACACGGCGAGCCCCTGGCTGACGGTGTTGACGTACCACAGGGTGGCCGATCCCGCGTCGGCGGAGTTGGTCGACGGCAACGTGGTGGATGCCCGGCCCGATGCCTTCGAGGAGCAAATCGTATTTTTGAAACGTTATTGCCATATCATCGGCATGGACGATCTTCTGGCATTCCGGCACGGGGCGTCTTTGCCGCACAATCCCGTGCTTTTGACCTTCGACGACGGATATCGCGACAATTACGATACCGTGCTTCCTCTTCTGGTGCGCCACGGCGTGCCCGGGGTGTTCTTCATCGCCACGCGCTTCATCGAGGAGCGCCGCCTCTTCTGGTGGGATCGCGTGAGCTACCTGGTGAAGCACTCCCCGCACGAGTCCATCACCATCACCTATCCGCGCCCGCTGACGTTCGCGCTGGGGACGAAACGCGAGGAGCGCATCGCCGCGGCCCGCCGGGTGATGGCGGTCATCAAGAGCCACTACGACCTGAATTTGGCCCGATACCTCGATGAATTCGAGCGCGCCGCCGGTGTGACCTTGGGCCGCGAGTGCGAGCGTCGGATGGTTGACGACATGATGATGAACTGGGAGCAGGTGCGCGGCCTTCGCCGCGCCGGGATGAGCGTGCAGTCGCACACACGCGAACACCGTGTACTGTACACCTTGTCCGAGGCCGGCCTTCGCAGCGAGCTCGAAGGGTCGAAACACGACTTGGAGGAAGTGCTCGGCGAGCGCGTGGACGCCGTGGCCTACCCCGTGGGCAAGGCGCTGCATCGGGCGCCGCACGCACGCAACGCCATCCGCGCGGCGGGCTACGAACTAGGCTTCACCAACGGCACGGGCACCAACCCGGTGTGGCGCTTCGACCCAATGGATGTGCGGCGCCTCTCGCTGGAGGTGGACGTTCCGCCCTCGTACTTCCGCGGCATGGTGGCCCTGCCATACTTCGCCTACGAGCCCCACACCATGGCCCGCAACGAGTGGTGA
- a CDS encoding polysaccharide deacetylase family protein has protein sequence MTPRYLRTLDQLHVRATFFLLGMNAEKRPELVRSIVAAGHEVASHGYSHRAFPSLDGCALVDELIHTADLLPPSPTPRPLVRPPRGELTPATLARVAFAGYTTVLWSLDSDDCRTTDSNEVQEKATRVRPGEIILMHEGQSWTLSALPAIVGRLRRSGFELVTVGELMSS, from the coding sequence ATGACACCACGTTATTTGCGCACTCTGGACCAACTGCATGTGCGCGCAACTTTTTTCCTTCTTGGAATGAACGCGGAAAAGCGGCCCGAACTTGTTCGATCCATCGTCGCTGCAGGGCACGAAGTCGCCAGTCACGGATATTCGCATCGCGCCTTTCCCTCGCTGGACGGGTGCGCGCTGGTGGATGAACTGATCCACACGGCGGATCTGCTCCCGCCCAGTCCCACGCCGAGACCGCTCGTGCGCCCGCCGCGCGGGGAGCTCACGCCCGCCACGTTGGCGCGTGTGGCCTTCGCGGGGTACACGACCGTGCTCTGGTCGCTCGACTCGGACGACTGCCGCACCACGGATTCGAACGAGGTGCAGGAAAAGGCGACGCGCGTCCGGCCCGGCGAGATCATCCTAATGCACGAGGGGCAGTCGTGGACGCTTTCGGCGTTGCCCGCCATCGTCGGGCGCCTTCGTCGGTCCGGCTTCGAGCTCGTGACCGTCGGTGAGCTCATGTCGTCGTAA